The proteins below are encoded in one region of Glandiceps talaboti chromosome 17, keGlaTala1.1, whole genome shotgun sequence:
- the LOC144448153 gene encoding mycocerosic acid synthase-like: MGATVSRPIARRSIADDDPSLPLSRKVAIVGIGCRYANGVDSVQKFWEMLVDGMDCTVPPPEDRYDTSHFIYPGGPGDKAPGKMYNRRGGFLKGDVYAFDRQFFKIPPDEANYLDPQIRLLLEVVYEGFEDAGMPPSTVRGSNTGVYAGITASEYVSMTSHPVGNISQYTNSGSNSCMASNRISYEFDLHGPSFSIDTACSSSLYAVHLACEAIRNGDCSMAVAGGVNLLLLPDTSIGFCQAGMLSPDGRCKSFDASANGYSRSEGAGVVILKPLQRAVEDGDHIYAVIRGGALTNDGRTPGIANPSYDAQVKLTAAAYRHAMVDPQDVQYVEAHGTGTQVGDTTEANALAESMGKMRPLEKRPMYIGSVKSNFGHTEGAAGIAGVIKVALCVRNKQIPKVVHFKEGNPNIHFNNGIAVPESLIKWPSAPKMYAGCSSFGFGGANAHLVFEGYCNDDTSYSDKNQIQTEMVNIRDELMQSHFTQIPTLLTISAATKEALEHRLSDWLIHLETKINSDTDFINAAYTSVLKSQHHAYRVGIVARTKQEAIQEIRDRLENTASPNMAEGMAREESDSHVVFVFSGMGTQWWGMARQLMISIPSFYDTIKKIDKLLTKYGAKWSLLRLLTEETDRDLISQTEVAQPCICAVQIGLVELWRQCGINPHAIVGHSVGEVAAAYTAGLMTLEDAVRVIYNRGRQLMRTSGSGTMLAVLHPIDEVKSLLENSSYCNTLDIAAINSPDQIVLSGETSAIEAFSTVLKNDNVRNTILKVNNAFHSYQQEAVRSTFLKKIKFLRDRAHNKHNQHVPTIPMMSTVTNEYITREDAMDPNYWYRNIRQQVKFMPAIEKVMQEGYTNFIEIGPHPALMPAVTGIFAAHKSRHSQRFITHSLKRPRDTNTLSDDFMNLFLSLAKLYVEGCHIDFQSLFTHTHCKKRSIPMYPWQRVKCISEVQEGTELYKFPMTYHAILGEKQKLSSLANSSSHVWKSRISLVTLPWLKDHVVHGNVIAPAAAYVETALAAYRELTFPDAEIRLQNLQFERFLFAPTSALSHTTLETQVEEDDGDVAKLYLRSHDPNSDTWTLHSSMEMNLFTSKEDEPKTTLSLTQLNVQSILNRCPLVLHKEEFYKRAEDCGFQLGKSFHCNSKICISASTNEGLFFADMSEEVSRESNRYTFHPAYLDSMFQAFAVLKSEIDQEKAMKENIPFIPIFGVPRVIKEVTLKGKVPEKIVSYIKMRDDESDDFNFCDIIAADATTAEVFLHFKRFKFAQISSSTDQLLLWSNIWEKVSSISTDVDTILYDGIEDMSTKRYLILGDDTGFSLQLKDNLGQNGNSILVIESESLISDSWQTEVEGHCATFSPTDVVLTTSLCGTQDVGALMCYDTFEKTQTLGGIMCVQVYNLLCNLESEHSPSLWLISQGVQATNEEEETVPAMTGVQAVGVTILHEKTEYPVVMIDIPVHHDVTKSANIVAKLLQNPMATENQISLRPSKDDNQSYDIYSPRVMLQPQNKFSGKITTSAWKIDSMDEKSWMVRRNELAHVEVIHPRRVCVKVESFLPVFDKDDNEDSHTVECFLFAGKVTHSDEMWDNLGTGKMVIGITKNTLTSNLVTDTDSLCRVPEHISPTVAISAIQHLLIPFVNMCRSDGKFRLLIYSKSINDDKTTVITSMAKSLGVEVRVVVLGFNGDEEISTSDYSSGSERSSPTNQIEDEWDLIIFSDGEHIKRDRMQKLCAKLRPIGKVLFLSKKKVDGKTKAIFPALAGVVVANLTQIIMSLESSNSFRELANQMLQTLATSSEDTSNILQKMAESVLLSEVSTERNISKPGMVVSVDTEDVSIPLEFDDADFKLNKNASYIVTGGSKGFGCELVEWLVTHGAGYVIVFSRNLVLEEETEKKFTKLRNNGTIIDVMKTDVSNHDAVKEALEGIKSSSAIPQLEGVFHCAVIYADTLLKDLSPDVWNNVQAVKGYGALLLHHLTVQMAFPIKHFVLVSSIVALLGNAGQANYCAANTYLASLGQLRRSQGLPATVIYGGIINSTGFAVRRGLVGLWEEKGVKSVTPAQVLTVLGSMLKSGSHALGVTSSFSKEKYFRKNKHLILTHMKSGNSRFSIFKDLYPMADKNLYSQDDTFANRIRSEEPCQALSLIEEDLTKSLMKILGRSDDIPRNVSPFSLGINSLMSSELSSLIEESFDVMLPPVDLLNDQVTVIGLGETIYKKIMSKSNDEPLPDIEIPEKQNPTFLVVQGPTGDEKAQLVCFPPNGGGTSVYQSWHPDLNHHDVQTIVLQLPGWEGREKEKPIPTLNEIVSVVGEELKLVLQQGKFVFYGHSMGGLIAFEVAHYLLEKYGMCPSHLFIGGWYAPSLPYPHPSDFMVPLALLRTSTNLSRFVEDSVLQNKAVMARLLPCIEIALEICKSYKNHHTTRLHCGLTVFAGRKDEFVKPDMVEKWKDEIIPQAKFKKIVIPGKHMFLVSSAPSLLKEISHTIPLAVNGMNQGQLRKVKSKKHKNSDQSEDRFIHGNPSQFY, from the exons ATGAGGCAAACTACCTCGATCCACAGATACGACTTCTTCTTGAAGTTGTGTATGAAGGCTTCGAAGATGCCGGTATGCCTCCCTCTACAGTTCGAGGAAGTAACACTGGTGTCTATGCCGGTATCACTGCTTCTGAATATGTCTCTATGACATCCCATCCAGTAGGGAACATTTCCCAATACACAAACTCTGGTAGTAACTCGTGCATGGCTTCCAATAGAATTTCCTATGAGTTTGACCTGCATGGACCAAGTTTTTCCATAGACACTGCCTGTTCATCATCCCTGTATGCTGTACATCTTGCCTGTGAAGCAATCAGGAATGGAGACTGTAGTATGGCTGTAGCTGGTGGTGTCAATCTCCTTCTCTTACCCGACACAAGCATTGGTTTCTGCCAAGCAGGTATGCTCTCACCTGATGGAAGATGTAAGAGCTTTGATGCTTCTGCAAATGGTTACTCCCGGAGCGAAGGAGCTGGAGTTGTTATACTGAAACCACTACAGAGAGCTGTTGAAGATGGAGATCACATATATGCTGTGATCCGTGGGGGCGCACTGACAAACGATGGTCGTACACCAGGTATTGCGAATCCCAGTTATGATGCTCAAGTAAAGTTAACTGCAGCTGCCTACAGACATGCCATGGTGGATCCCCAGGATGTGCAGTATGTCGAAGCACATGGTACTGGTACCCAAGTGGGCGACACCACTGAAGCCAATGCATTAGCTGAAAGCATGGGGAAGATGCGTCCACTAGAAAAACGTCCAATGTATATAGGGTCTGTCAAGTCTAATTTTGGTCATACTGAAGGTGCTGCTGGCATAGCTGGTGTTATCAAAGTTGCTCTCTGTGTAAGGAACAAACAGATCCCAAAAGTTGTCCACTTCAAAGAAGGTAATCCCAATATCCATTTCAACAATGGGATAGCAGTTCCTGAAAGCCTGATAAAATGGCCAAGTGCTCCTAAGATGTATGCTGGTTGCAGTTCATTCGGATTTGGTGGTGCCAATGCTCATCTTGTATTTGAAGGATACTGCAATGATGACACCAGCTATAGTGACAAAAACCAGATCCAGACAGAGATGGTTAACATCAGAGACGAGTTGATGCAATCACACTTCACTCAAATCCCCACGTTACTGACCATATCTGCTGCTACAAAGGAAGCATTAGAACATAGACTCTCAGATTGGTTAATACATCTCGAAACCAAGATAAACAGTGATACTGACTTCATCAACGCAGCTTATACCTCAGTATTAAAATCCCAACATCACGCTTATCGCGTTGGCATCGTTGCAAGGACGAAACAAGAGGCAATTCAGGAAATCAGAGATAGGTTAGAAAATACAGCATCACCAAACATGGCAGAAGGTATGGCACGTGAAGAATCCGATTCCCATGTAGTGTTTGTATTCTCTGGAATGGGAACCCAGTGGTGGGGAATGGCAAGACAGCTGATGATATCAATACCATCATTCTATGATACCATCAAG AAAATTGACAAGCTGCTAACAAAGTACGGAGCGAAATGGTCTTTATTGAGGTTATTGACTGAAGAAACTGACAGAGACCTGATCAGTCAGACAG AGGTTGCCCAGCCATGCATCTGTGCAGTGCAAATTGGATTGGTGGAACTATGGAGACAGTGTGGAATAAATCCTCACGCTATAGTTGGTCACAGTGTTGGTGAAGTTGCTGCCGCTTACACAGCCGGTTTAATGACATTAGAAGATGCAGTCAGAGTAATTTATAACAGAGGACGGCAGTTGATGCGTACCAGTGGGTCCGGTACAATGCTGGCCGTACTTCATCCTATTGATGAAGTGAAGAGTTTGCTAGAGAACAGTAGCTATTGTAATACTTTAGATATTGCAGCAATCAATAGCCCAGATCAAATCGTGCTGTCTGGTGAAACAAGTGCAATTGAGGCATTCTCCACAGTCTTAAAAAATGATAACGTGAGAAATAccattttgaaagtgaataacGCATTTCATAGCTACCAACAGGAAGCCGTCAGGTCTACCTTCCTAAAGAAAATAAAGTTTCTTCGTGATCGTGCACATAACAAACACAACCAGCATGTACCCACCATTCCAATGATGTCAACAGTCACCAACGAATACATCACCAGAGAAGATGCCATGGACCCAAACTACTGGTACAGAAACATACGACAGCAAGTTAAATTTATGCCGGCCATTGAAAAGGTCATGCAGGAAGGCTACACCAACTTCATAGAGATTGGGCCACATCCAGCTCTCATGCCAGCAGTAACTGGTATATTTGCTGCTCACAAATCACGTCATTCCCAGAGATTCATCACCCATTCCCTGAAGAGACCACGTGACACAAACACACTGTCAGATGACTTCATGAATCTGTTTCTGTCCTTAGCCAAACTGTACGTTGAAGGCTGCCACATAGATTTTCAAAGCTTGTTCACTCACACACATTGTAAGAAAAGGTCCATACCGATGTATCCATGGCAACGAGTGAAGTGCATTTCAGAAGTACAAGAGGGTACAGAACTTTATAAATTTCCGATGACGTACCATGCTATCTTAGGAGAAAAACAGAAGCTGTCTTCTCTGGCGAATTCTTCATCCCATGTATGGAAGTCAAGAATTTCTCTTGTGACCCTTCCATGGTTAAAAGACCATGTAGTGCACGGGAATGTAATCGCACCAGCTGCAGCATATGTTGAAACTGCACTGGCTGCTTATCGAGAGCTAACATTTCCTGATGCAGAAATCCGACTGCAAAATCTTCAGTTTGAGCGGTTCCTATTTGCTCCAACATCAGCACTCTCGCACACTACACTTGAAACACAGGTTGAAGAAGATGATGGTGATGTTGCAAAGCTGTATCTGCGCAGTCACGACCCAAATTCAGACACATGGACCCTACATTCATCGATGGAAATGAATCTGTTCACATCTAAGGAAGATGAACCCAAAACGACACTGTCTTTAACCCAACTTAATGTTCAAAGCATCTTGAACAGATGTCCACTCGTCCTGCATAAAGAAGAATTTTACAAGAGAGCTGAGGATTGTGGCTTTCAACTAGGGAAGTCCTTCCATTGCAATTCTAAAATCTGCATCAGTGCCAGTACAAATGAGGGCTTGTTCTTTGCAGACATGTCTGAAGAAGTAAGCAGAGAATCAAATAGATATACATTTCATCCAGCATATCTAGATTCGATGTTCCAGGCCTTTGCAGTCCTGAAATCTGAAATTGATCAAGAAAAGGCAATGAAAGAAAACATTCCTTTCATTCCAATATTTGGTGTCCCTCGTGTCATTAAAGAAGTTACTCTCAAAGGCAAAGTCCCTGAGAAGATAGTTAGTTATATCAAGATGCGTGATGATGAAAGTGATGACTTTAACTTCTGTGACATCATTGCAGCAGATGCAACAACCGCTGAGGTTTTCCTCCATTTTAAGCGCTTCAAATTTGCACAGATATCTTCATCCACTGACCAACTGTTGCTGTGGAGCAACATATGGGAGAAAGTCTCGAGCATTTCAACTGATGTTGATACTATTCTCTATGATGGCATTGAAGATATGAGCACAAAGAGATACCTCATTCTTGGTGATGATACTGGATTTTCACTGCAGTTGAAAGATAATCTTGGTCAAAATGGTAATAGTATACTTGTCATTGAAAGTGAAAGTCTCATTAGTGATTCCTGGCAGACAGAGGTCGAAGGTCACTGTGCAACGTTTAGTCCAACTGATGTTGTCCTCACCACATCACTGTGTGGCACTCAAGATGTTGGGGCACTCATGTGTTATGATACATTTGAGAAGACTCAGACTCTTGGTGGCATAATGTGTGTACAAGTGTACAATCTACTGTGTAATCTTGAAAGTGAACACTCGCCTTCACTGTGGTTAATAAGTCAAGGTGTTCAGGCAACAAATGAGGAAGAGGAAACAGTGCCTGCGATGACTGGAGTGCAAGCAGTTGGTGTTACTATACTTCATGAAAAAACAGAATACCCCGTTGTCATGATAGATATACCAGTGCACCATGATGTCACAAAGTCAGCAAATATTGTCGCAAAACTGCTTCAAAATCCAATGGCAACAGAGAACCAAATTTCACTCAGGCCTTCAAAGGATGACAACCAGAGCTATGATATCTATTCCCCTCGGGTGATGCTACAACCACAAAACAAGTTCAGtggtaaaataacaacatcagcCTGGAAAATTGACAGCATGGATGAGAAGTCTTGGATGGTGAGAAGAAATGAATTAGCACATGTGGAAGTGATTCACCCCAGGAGGGTATGTGTTAAAGTAGAGAGTTTTCTACCTGTATTTGACAAAGACGATAATGAAGACAGCCATACTGTGGAGTGCTTTTTATTTGCTGGCAAAGTAACCCATTCTGATGAAATGTGGGACAATCTTGGCACAGGTAAAATGGTAATTGGTATTACAAAGAATACCCTAACATCCAATCTAGTGACCGATACGGATTCTCTCTGCCGTGTACCAGAACATATCTCACCAACAGTTGCCATATCTGCAATACAGCACCTCCTCATTCCCTTTGTCAATATGTGTCGTTCAGATGGCAAATTCCGTCTGTTGATATACTCGAAAAGTATCAATGATGATAAAACAACAGTTATTACAAGTATGGCAAAGTCTCTTGGTGTGGAAGTCCGAGTTGTTGTCCTAGGTTTCAATGGGGATGAAGAAATATCCACAAGTGATTATTCATCTGGCAGTGAGAGATCAAGCCCAACGAATCAAATCGAAGATGAATGGGACCTTATCATATTTTCTGATGGTGAGCACATTAAGCGAGATAGGATGCAGAAACTCTGTGCCAAGTTAAGACCAATTGGAAAGGTTCTCTTCTTGAGCAAAAAGAAGGTTGATGGCAAAACCAAAGCCATTTTCCCTGCACTGGCTGGTGTTGTGGTAGCAAACCTTACTCAAATCATCATGAGCTTGGAGTCGTCGAATTCTTTCAGAGAGCTGGCAAACCAGATGTTACAGACACTAGCTACATCATCTGAAGACACTAGCAACATTTTGCAGAAAATGGCAGAGAGTGTTCTGTTGTCAGAGGTATCCACAGAGAGGAACATTTCGAAACCCGGAATGGTTGTATCTGTTGATACTGAAGATGTATCAATACCCCTCGAATTTGATGATGCAGACTTCAAATTGAACAAGAATGCATCCTACATCGTGACTGGTGGAAGTAAAGGCTTTGGATGTGAGTTAGTTGAATGGTTGGTAACACATGGTGCTGGATACGTCATTGTTTTCTCAAGAAACCTGGTGCTTGAGGAAGAGACTGAGAAGAAATTCACAAAGTTGAGAAATAATGGTACTATAATTGATGTCATGAAAACTGATGTATCAAACCATGACGCAGTCAAAGAAGCACTGGAGGGCATCAAATCTAGCTCAGCAATACCACAGTTAGAGGGCGTATTTCACTGTGCAGTTATTTATGCTGACACACTACTGAAGGATCTATCACCAGATGTATGGAATAATGTACAGGCTGTCAAAGGTTATGGTGCCTTATTGCTTCACCACCTCACAGTACAGATGGCATTTCCGATAAAGCACTTTGTATTGGTATCTTCCATCGTTGCACTTCTTGGAAATGCTGGTCAAGCAAATTACTGTGCAGCTAACACCTACCTTGCAAGTCTGGGCCAACTTCGGAGAAGCCAGGGGCTACCTGCAACTGTTATTTATGGTGGTATCATCAACAGTACTGGGTTTGCTGTGAGACGAGGGTTGGTAGGCCTCTGGGAAGAGAAAGGCGTGAAAAGTGTCACTCCAGCTCAAGTCCTCACAGTTTTGGGATCAATGTTGAAGTCTGGTAGCCATGCATTAGGCGTAACATCTTCTTTCAGTAAGGAGAAATACTTCAGAAAGAACAAACATTTAATTCTTACTCATATGAAGAGCGGTAATAGTCGTTTCTCGATATTCAAGGACCTCTACCCTATGGCAGACAAGAATCTATACTCACAAGATGACACATTTGCAAACAGAATACGCTCTGAGGAACCATGTCAGGCTCTCAGTCTCATAGAAGAAGATCTAACGAAGTCTTTAATGAAAATCCTTGGAAGAAGTGATGATATTCCAAGAAATGTATCTCCATTCTCCCTAGGAATAAACTCCCTAATGTCTTCAGAGCTAAGTTCGCTCATAGAAGAAAGCTTTGATGTTATGTTACCACCAGTAGACCTCCTGAATGACCAGGTGACAGTCATTGGCCTTGGTGAAACCATCTATAAAAAGATTATGAGCAAGAGCAATGATGAGCCATTACCAGATATTGAGATCCCAGAGAAGCAAAACCCAACATTTCTAGTTGTTCAAGGACCAACAGGAGATGAAAAAGCACAACTGGTCTGTTTCCCACCTAATGGAGGAGGCACATCTGTCTACCAAAGCTGGCATCCCGACTTGAACCACCATGATGTGCAGACAATCGTGTTGCAATTACCCGGATGGGAAGGTAGAGAAAAAGAGAAACCAATTCCAACCCTGAATGAAATAGTCTCTGTAGTTGGAGAAGAATTGAAACTTGTGTTACAACAAGGCAAGTTTGTCTTCTATGGTCATAGCATGGGTGGTTTGATAGCATTTGAAGTAGCTCACTACCTCTTggaaaaatatggaatgtgtCCATCACATTTGTTTATTGGTGGCTGGTATGCACCATCTTTGCCATATCCACACCCAAGCGACTTCATGGTGCCTCTAGCTCTTTTACGTACATCTACCAACTTGTCTAGATTCGTCGAAGACAGTGTCCTCCAAAACAAAGCAGTGATGGCAAGACTTCTTCCATGCATAGAGATAGCATTGGAAATCTGCAAGTCGTACAAAAACCACCATACAACACgcctacattgtggtctgaccGTATTTGCTGGGCGCAAAGATGAATTTGTCAAGCCTGACATGGTAGAAAAATGGAAAGACGAAATTATTCCACAAGCTAAATTCAAAAAGATCGTCATCCCTGGAAAGCACATGTTCTTGGTTAGCTCTGCCCCATCGTTGTTGAAAGAAATAAGTCACACAATCCCCTTGGCTGTAAATGGAATGAACCAAGGCCAACTTCGTAAAGTAAAATCaaagaaacacaaaaacagTGACCAAAGTGAAGATAGATTTATACATGGGAACCCTAGCCAATTTTATTGA